One genomic window of Pseudomonas chlororaphis subsp. piscium includes the following:
- a CDS encoding septal ring lytic transglycosylase RlpA family protein translates to MKSLLAACSLLFLLAGCASHVIDPRGYDKTGVASYYGAKHHGKRTASGEPFNQHGMTAAHRELPFGTRVKVTNLNNDKSVVVRINDRGPHTRGRLIDLSRAAAQQLGMIRSGTAKVRVQAISD, encoded by the coding sequence ATGAAGTCGCTACTGGCTGCCTGTTCCCTGCTCTTTCTCCTGGCCGGCTGCGCCAGCCATGTCATCGACCCGCGGGGTTACGACAAGACCGGCGTCGCTTCCTATTACGGCGCCAAACACCACGGCAAACGCACCGCCAGCGGCGAACCCTTCAACCAGCACGGCATGACCGCCGCGCACCGCGAGCTGCCGTTCGGCACCCGCGTCAAGGTCACCAACCTCAATAACGACAAGAGCGTCGTGGTCCGGATCAACGACCGTGGCCCGCATACCCGCGGCCGCCTGATCGATTTGTCGCGTGCCGCCGCGCAACAGTTGGGTATGATCAGAAGCGGCACCGCCAAGGTGCGCGTGCAAGCCATCAGCGACTGA
- the gatC gene encoding Asp-tRNA(Asn)/Glu-tRNA(Gln) amidotransferase subunit GatC — MALERSDVEKIAHLASLGLNEADIPHITSDLNSILGLVDAMQAVDTDGIEPLAHPLEASQRLRADVVTESNHREAYQSIAPAVENGLYLVPKVID; from the coding sequence ATGGCGCTTGAACGCTCCGACGTGGAAAAAATCGCTCATCTGGCCAGCCTTGGCCTCAATGAAGCCGATATTCCACACATCACCTCCGACCTGAACAGCATTCTCGGGCTGGTGGATGCAATGCAGGCAGTCGATACCGACGGTATCGAGCCCCTGGCCCACCCGCTGGAAGCCAGCCAGCGCCTGCGCGCAGACGTTGTGACCGAGTCCAATCATCGCGAGGCCTATCAGTCCATCGCACCAGCGGTCGAAAACGGCCTGTACCTGGTTCCGAAAGTCATCGACTAA
- the gatB gene encoding Asp-tRNA(Asn)/Glu-tRNA(Gln) amidotransferase subunit GatB yields MQWEVVIGLEIHTQLTTKSKIFSGSSTAFGAEPNTQASLVDLGMPGVLPVLNQEAVRMAVMFGLAIDAEIGQHNVFARKNYFYPDLPKGYQISQMELPIVGKGHLDIPLEDGTVKRVGITRAHLEEDAGKSLHEEFNGASGIDLNRAGTPLLEIVSEPDMRSAKEAVAYVKSIHALVRYLGICDGNMAEGSLRCDCNVSVRPKGQAEFGTRCEIKNVNSFRFIEKAINSEVQRQIELIEDGGKVIQQTRLYDPNKDETRPMRSKEEANDYRYFPDPDLLPVVIEDSFLDQVRATLPELPPQKRERFQEQFGLSVYDASVLASSREQADYFEQVVKIAGDAKLAANWVMVELGSLLNKQGLEIDEAPVSAEQLGGMLLRIKDNTISGKIAKTVFEAMANGEGQADEIIDKRGLKQVTDTGAISAVLDEMLAANAEQVEQYRAADEAKRGKMFGFFVGQAMKASKGKANPQQVNELLKSKLEG; encoded by the coding sequence ATGCAATGGGAAGTCGTGATCGGGCTGGAGATTCACACCCAGCTCACCACCAAATCGAAGATTTTCTCCGGTAGCTCCACCGCCTTCGGCGCCGAGCCCAACACCCAGGCCAGCCTGGTGGACCTGGGCATGCCCGGCGTACTGCCGGTGCTGAACCAGGAAGCGGTGCGCATGGCGGTCATGTTCGGCCTGGCCATCGACGCCGAGATCGGCCAGCACAACGTGTTCGCCCGCAAGAACTACTTCTACCCCGACCTGCCCAAGGGCTACCAGATCAGCCAGATGGAACTGCCGATCGTCGGCAAGGGCCACCTGGACATCCCGCTGGAAGACGGCACGGTCAAACGCGTCGGCATCACCCGCGCGCACCTGGAAGAAGACGCCGGCAAGAGCCTGCACGAAGAGTTCAACGGTGCCAGCGGCATCGACCTGAACCGCGCCGGTACCCCGCTGCTGGAAATCGTTTCCGAGCCGGACATGCGCAGCGCCAAGGAAGCCGTGGCCTACGTCAAGTCGATCCACGCCCTGGTGCGTTACCTGGGGATCTGCGACGGCAACATGGCCGAAGGCTCCCTGCGTTGCGACTGCAACGTCTCGGTACGCCCGAAAGGCCAGGCCGAGTTCGGCACTCGCTGCGAGATCAAGAACGTCAACTCGTTCCGCTTCATCGAGAAAGCCATCAACTCGGAAGTCCAGCGCCAGATCGAGCTGATCGAGGACGGCGGCAAGGTCATCCAGCAGACCCGCCTGTACGACCCGAACAAGGACGAGACCCGTCCGATGCGCAGCAAGGAAGAAGCCAACGACTACCGTTACTTCCCCGACCCGGACCTGCTGCCAGTGGTCATCGAGGATTCGTTCCTCGACCAGGTACGCGCCACCCTGCCGGAACTGCCACCGCAGAAACGCGAGCGCTTCCAGGAGCAGTTCGGCCTGTCGGTCTACGACGCCAGCGTGCTGGCTTCGAGCCGCGAGCAGGCGGACTACTTCGAGCAGGTGGTGAAGATCGCCGGTGACGCCAAGCTGGCGGCCAACTGGGTCATGGTCGAGCTGGGCAGCCTGCTGAACAAGCAGGGCCTGGAAATCGACGAGGCACCGGTCTCGGCCGAGCAACTGGGCGGCATGCTGCTGCGTATCAAGGACAACACCATCTCCGGCAAGATCGCCAAGACCGTGTTCGAAGCCATGGCCAATGGCGAAGGCCAGGCCGACGAGATCATCGACAAGCGCGGCCTCAAGCAGGTCACCGACACCGGCGCCATCTCCGCCGTGCTTGACGAAATGCTGGCGGCCAACGCCGAGCAGGTCGAACAGTATCGCGCCGCCGATGAAGCCAAGCGCGGCAAGATGTTCGGCTTCTTCGTCGGCCAGGCGATGAAGGCTTCCAAAGGCAAGGCCAACCCGCAACAGGTCAACGAACTGCTGAAAAGCAAACTCGAAGGCTGA
- a CDS encoding calcium/sodium antiporter, protein MFSGLVLLVAGAELLVRGAVRLAARLRVRALIIGLSIVAFGSSAPQMAVSLQATLAENTDIAVGSVIGSGIFNILVTLGLSALIIPLRVSRQLVRLDIPLMILASLLVFALAYNEELTPLDGLILLATLILYLGLLLHQSRHSARPPFQQDPDAPRPHWLSSLLWMIGGLLLLVFAGHLLLEAAVEVATDLGLSERIIGLTIVAVGTSLPALATSLIAALRGQRDIAVGNVIGSNLFNLLGVLGFTALVAPTPLSVSPNAVDFDLPVMLGVAVLCLPVFYSGYRVTRAEGLLFLGLYLAYGLHVVSFTTGMPLAGKLEDLMLFFVLPVLVAFLLFSSLRAWRRQHKKGEAQ, encoded by the coding sequence TTGTTCAGTGGCCTGGTCCTGCTGGTCGCCGGCGCCGAATTGCTGGTACGCGGCGCGGTCCGCCTCGCCGCCCGCCTGCGTGTACGAGCGCTGATCATTGGCCTGAGCATCGTCGCCTTCGGCAGCAGCGCCCCGCAGATGGCCGTCAGCCTGCAAGCCACCCTGGCCGAAAACACCGACATCGCCGTCGGCAGCGTGATCGGCAGCGGCATCTTCAACATCCTGGTAACCCTCGGCCTGTCCGCCCTGATCATTCCGCTGCGGGTATCGCGCCAGCTGGTGCGGTTGGACATCCCCTTGATGATCCTCGCCAGCCTGCTGGTGTTCGCCCTGGCCTACAACGAAGAACTGACGCCCCTCGATGGCCTGATCCTGCTGGCCACCCTGATCCTCTACCTGGGGTTGCTGCTGCACCAGTCGCGGCACTCGGCGCGCCCGCCTTTCCAGCAAGATCCCGACGCGCCCCGCCCGCACTGGCTGAGCAGCCTGCTGTGGATGATTGGCGGCCTGCTCCTGCTGGTGTTCGCCGGCCATCTGTTGCTCGAAGCAGCGGTGGAAGTCGCCACTGACCTCGGGCTGTCCGAGCGCATCATCGGCCTGACCATAGTCGCCGTCGGTACTTCCCTGCCGGCCCTGGCCACCTCGCTGATTGCCGCCTTGCGTGGCCAGCGCGACATTGCCGTGGGCAACGTCATCGGCAGCAACCTGTTCAACCTGCTCGGGGTCCTGGGTTTCACTGCCCTGGTGGCGCCGACGCCCTTGTCGGTATCGCCCAATGCCGTGGACTTCGACCTGCCGGTGATGCTGGGCGTCGCCGTGCTGTGCCTGCCAGTGTTCTATTCGGGTTATCGGGTCACCCGCGCCGAAGGCCTGCTGTTTCTCGGTCTGTACCTGGCCTATGGGCTGCATGTGGTGTCCTTCACCACCGGCATGCCGCTGGCTGGCAAGCTGGAAGACTTGATGCTGTTTTTCGTCCTGCCAGTGCTGGTGGCGTTCCTGCTGTTCAGTTCGCTGCGAGCCTGGCGCCGCCAACATAAAAAAGGGGAAGCGCAATGA
- a CDS encoding AEC family transporter, protein MLAIFLETLNITAPVFAMLFLGVLLKRIGWINDGFIHTASSLVFNVTMPALLFLGILHADLHSALKPGLLIYFAVATLASFAFAWGWAIWRCPREDRGIYTQGAFRGNNGVIGLALAASMYGDYGISLGAILAALVILFYNTLSTIVLAVYSPVIKSDPWSICKSVVSNPLIISVLAATPFAVFQIGLPTWLETSGQYLAQMTLPLALICIGGTLSLAALRESGDLALSSSLVKMIGLPILATLGAWLCGFRGAELGILFLYFGSPTAAASFVMARAANGNHELAAAIIVITTLMAAVTTNIGIFLLQWGGWI, encoded by the coding sequence ATGCTGGCCATTTTTCTCGAAACGCTGAACATCACCGCGCCGGTATTCGCCATGTTGTTTCTCGGTGTGCTGCTCAAGCGCATCGGCTGGATCAACGACGGTTTTATCCACACGGCGTCGTCCCTGGTATTCAACGTCACCATGCCGGCGCTGCTGTTTCTCGGGATTCTCCATGCCGACCTGCATTCGGCGCTCAAGCCCGGGCTGCTGATCTATTTCGCCGTGGCCACCCTGGCCAGCTTTGCCTTCGCCTGGGGCTGGGCGATTTGGCGCTGCCCACGGGAAGACCGGGGCATCTACACTCAGGGCGCGTTTCGCGGTAACAACGGGGTCATCGGCCTGGCGCTCGCGGCCAGCATGTATGGCGACTACGGGATTTCCCTTGGGGCGATTCTCGCGGCGCTGGTGATCCTGTTCTACAACACTCTGTCGACCATCGTCCTGGCGGTGTACAGCCCGGTGATCAAGTCCGATCCGTGGAGCATCTGCAAAAGCGTGGTCAGCAACCCGTTGATCATCAGCGTCCTGGCGGCAACGCCTTTCGCGGTTTTCCAGATCGGCCTGCCGACCTGGCTGGAGACGTCCGGCCAGTACCTGGCGCAGATGACCCTGCCGCTGGCATTGATCTGCATTGGCGGCACCCTGTCCCTGGCGGCGCTGCGCGAGAGTGGAGACCTGGCCTTGAGTTCGAGCCTGGTGAAAATGATCGGGCTGCCGATCCTCGCCACCCTGGGGGCCTGGCTCTGTGGATTCCGCGGGGCGGAGTTGGGGATTCTGTTCCTGTATTTCGGCAGCCCGACCGCGGCGGCGAGCTTTGTCATGGCCCGGGCGGCCAATGGCAATCATGAGCTGGCGGCGGCGATCATCGTCATCACCACGTTGATGGCGGCGGTGACCACCAATATCGGGATCTTCCTGCTGCAGTGGGGCGGGTGGATCTAG
- a CDS encoding ATP-binding protein: MLAPVQLLSATRQNLWRLTFIRILVLAAQAGSVGLAYWFDLLPLPWLQLAVTLGLSLILCAFTAIRLRTSWPVTELEYAVQLACDLFIHSALLYFSGGSTNPFVSYYLVPLTIAAVTLPWRYSVVLSGIALTMYTLLLAQFYPLQTFPIARENLQIYGMWLSFALAAAVITFFAARMAEELRRQEELRAIRREEGLRDQQLLAVATQAAGAAHELGTPLATMSVLLKEMRQDNLDPLLQDDLGVLQDQVKLCKETLQQLVRAAEANRRMAVEMQDVTVWLDEALNRWHLMRPEATYRFQLLGQGPMPRVAPPPDLTQALLNLLNNAADACPEGLEVQLDWDAETLTISIRDHGAGVPLAIAEQIGKPFFTTKGKGFGLGLFLSKASVTRAGGSVKLYSHEEGGTLTELRLPHGARGDQHE; encoded by the coding sequence ATGCTCGCCCCCGTACAACTGCTTTCCGCTACTCGTCAGAACCTCTGGCGTCTGACTTTCATCCGCATCCTGGTTCTGGCCGCACAGGCCGGTTCGGTGGGGCTCGCCTACTGGTTCGACCTGCTGCCGCTGCCCTGGCTGCAACTGGCCGTCACCCTGGGCCTGTCGCTGATTCTCTGCGCCTTCACCGCCATTCGCCTGCGTACCTCGTGGCCGGTCACCGAGCTGGAATACGCCGTGCAATTGGCCTGTGACCTGTTTATCCACAGTGCCCTGCTGTATTTCTCCGGTGGCTCGACCAACCCCTTCGTCTCCTATTACCTGGTGCCGCTGACCATCGCCGCCGTGACCTTGCCATGGCGTTACTCGGTGGTTCTTTCCGGCATCGCGCTGACCATGTACACCTTGCTGCTGGCGCAGTTCTACCCGCTGCAGACTTTCCCCATCGCCCGGGAAAACCTGCAGATCTATGGGATGTGGCTGAGCTTCGCCCTGGCCGCGGCGGTGATCACCTTCTTCGCCGCGAGAATGGCCGAGGAGCTGCGACGGCAGGAGGAGCTGCGGGCGATCCGCCGCGAAGAGGGCCTGCGCGACCAGCAGTTGCTGGCTGTCGCGACCCAGGCCGCTGGCGCCGCCCACGAACTGGGAACGCCCCTGGCGACCATGAGCGTGCTGCTCAAGGAAATGCGCCAGGACAACCTCGACCCGCTGCTGCAAGATGATCTGGGCGTGCTCCAGGATCAGGTCAAGCTGTGCAAGGAAACCCTGCAGCAACTGGTGCGCGCCGCCGAGGCCAATCGCCGGATGGCCGTGGAGATGCAGGATGTCACCGTCTGGCTCGATGAAGCGCTGAACCGCTGGCACCTGATGCGCCCCGAAGCCACCTATCGTTTCCAGTTGCTGGGCCAGGGCCCGATGCCGCGGGTAGCGCCGCCGCCGGACTTGACCCAGGCGTTGCTCAACCTGCTGAACAATGCCGCCGACGCCTGCCCGGAAGGGCTGGAAGTACAGCTGGATTGGGACGCCGAGACCCTGACCATCAGCATTCGCGACCACGGCGCCGGTGTGCCGCTGGCCATCGCCGAGCAGATCGGCAAACCGTTTTTTACCACCAAGGGCAAAGGTTTCGGCCTGGGCCTGTTTTTGAGCAAAGCCAGCGTGACACGCGCCGGCGGCTCAGTGAAACTCTACAGTCATGAGGAAGGCGGCACGCTCACCGAGCTGCGTCTGCCCCACGGCGCCCGAGGAGACCAACATGAGTGA
- a CDS encoding response regulator transcription factor produces the protein MSDEIQVEGEELPHLLLVDDDATFTRVMARAMSRRGFRVSTAGSAEEGLALAQQDLPDFAALDLKMDGDSGLVLLPKLLELDPEMRVVILTGYSSIATAVEAIKRGACNYLCKPADADDVLAALLSEHADLDTLVPENPMSVDRLQWEHIQRVLTEHEGNISATARALGMHRRTLQRKLQKRPVRR, from the coding sequence ATGAGTGACGAAATTCAAGTCGAAGGCGAAGAACTGCCGCATCTGTTGCTGGTGGATGACGACGCCACCTTCACCCGGGTGATGGCGCGGGCCATGAGCCGTCGTGGCTTTCGCGTCAGCACCGCGGGTTCGGCCGAGGAAGGCCTGGCCCTCGCCCAGCAGGACCTGCCGGACTTCGCCGCGCTGGACCTGAAGATGGACGGCGATTCCGGCCTGGTGCTGCTGCCCAAGCTGCTCGAACTCGATCCGGAAATGCGCGTGGTGATCCTCACCGGTTATTCGAGCATCGCCACCGCGGTCGAAGCGATCAAGCGCGGCGCCTGCAACTACCTGTGCAAACCGGCCGACGCCGATGACGTGCTGGCCGCGCTGCTCTCCGAGCACGCCGACCTCGACACCCTGGTGCCGGAAAACCCGATGTCGGTGGATCGCCTGCAATGGGAGCACATCCAGCGGGTGCTGACCGAACACGAAGGCAACATCTCCGCCACTGCCCGCGCCCTGGGCATGCACCGCCGAACGCTGCAGCGCAAGTTGCAGAAGCGCCCGGTTCGTCGCTGA
- a CDS encoding SIMPL domain-containing protein (The SIMPL domain is named for its presence in mouse protein SIMPL (signalling molecule that associates with mouse pelle-like kinase). Bacterial member BP26, from Brucella, was shown to assemble into a channel-like structure, while YggE from E. coli has been associated with resistance to oxidative stress.), translating to MHTFSRSAALLALSVGTLASLPALAADELHYNQISLRAEVSQEVARDLMIVTLYSESQNADPAKLAAEITTTMNKALGQARQVKDITLRQGSRNSYPIYDTKGQKIIGWRERAELRLESSDFAALSKLTGELLTDLKMGGMDFAIADPTRKASEDKLLKEAVDAFKARAQLTTEALGGKGYKIVNLNLNSNGYPQPYLRGQMMMKAASMDAAPVTPEVEAGTSQVSMTADGSIEVLMP from the coding sequence ATGCACACATTCAGTCGCAGCGCCGCCCTTCTCGCCCTCAGTGTCGGCACCCTCGCCAGCCTGCCGGCCCTGGCCGCCGATGAGCTTCATTACAACCAGATCTCCCTGCGCGCCGAAGTCAGTCAGGAAGTGGCTCGCGACCTGATGATCGTCACCCTCTACAGCGAATCGCAGAACGCCGACCCGGCCAAGCTCGCTGCGGAAATCACCACCACCATGAACAAGGCCCTGGGCCAGGCACGCCAGGTCAAGGACATCACCTTGCGCCAGGGCAGCCGCAACAGCTACCCGATCTACGACACCAAGGGCCAGAAGATCATCGGCTGGCGTGAACGCGCCGAGCTGCGCCTGGAAAGCTCGGATTTCGCCGCGCTGTCCAAGCTCACCGGCGAACTGCTGACCGACCTGAAGATGGGCGGCATGGACTTCGCCATCGCCGACCCGACCCGCAAGGCCAGCGAAGACAAGCTGCTCAAGGAAGCGGTCGACGCCTTCAAGGCACGCGCGCAACTGACCACCGAGGCACTGGGCGGCAAGGGCTACAAGATCGTCAACCTGAACCTCAACAGCAACGGTTATCCACAACCGTACCTGCGTGGCCAGATGATGATGAAAGCCGCGAGCATGGATGCCGCGCCGGTCACTCCGGAAGTCGAAGCCGGCACCAGCCAGGTCAGCATGACCGCCGATGGCTCGATCGAAGTCCTGATGCCGTAA
- a CDS encoding ABC transporter ATP-binding protein/permease yields MNQNAEYSAVNDAVRGQFFRRVWEMTTPYWRSEEKGKAWLLLFAVVALTLFSVAISVWINSWYKDFYNALQKKDEAAFWQLILYFCGIAAVAILAAVYRLYLTQMLTIRWRAWLTEKHFARWLGHKNYYQLEQGGYTDNPDQRISEDLNSFTSNTLGLALGLLRTVVSLVSFSIILWGVSGSIEVFGYTIPGYMFWCALMYAAVGSWLTHLIGRRLIGLNNNQQRFEADLRFSMVRVRENAESIALYNGEPNENKRLSGRFGMVWHNFWDIMKVSKRLTFFTSGYGQIAIIFPFIVAAPRYLTGKIELGELMQINSAFGNVQENFSWFITAYSELAAWRATCDRLLSFRQAMSENEERAPAIDVQSQGETLQVHNLGLDLADGRHLLAGAEMTVTAGERLMLSGRSGSGKSTLLRAMGRLWPAGHGSIRMPAERYLFLPQKPYLPIGSLREALSYPQSGDTYPHERYMQVLETCRLPHLVSRLDESNHWQRMLSPGEQQRLAFARALLYAPQWLYMDEATSAMDEEDEATLYQALIDQLPGLSIVSVGHRSSLKRFHPRHIRIERGHLVDQAVTV; encoded by the coding sequence ATGAATCAGAACGCTGAGTATTCCGCGGTCAACGATGCTGTGCGCGGGCAGTTTTTCCGTCGTGTCTGGGAAATGACTACGCCTTACTGGCGCAGTGAGGAGAAGGGCAAGGCCTGGTTGCTGCTGTTCGCGGTGGTCGCCTTGACCTTGTTCAGCGTGGCGATCTCGGTGTGGATCAACAGCTGGTACAAGGACTTCTACAACGCCCTGCAAAAGAAGGATGAAGCGGCGTTCTGGCAACTGATACTGTACTTCTGCGGGATTGCCGCGGTGGCCATCCTCGCCGCGGTCTACCGGCTCTACCTGACCCAGATGCTGACCATCCGCTGGCGGGCCTGGCTCACGGAAAAACACTTCGCCCGCTGGCTGGGCCACAAGAACTACTACCAGCTGGAGCAGGGCGGCTACACCGATAACCCGGACCAGCGGATTTCCGAAGACCTCAACAGTTTCACCAGCAATACCCTGGGGCTTGCCCTGGGCCTGCTGCGTACCGTGGTCAGCCTGGTGTCGTTCTCGATCATCCTGTGGGGCGTGTCGGGCAGTATCGAAGTCTTCGGCTACACCATTCCCGGCTACATGTTCTGGTGCGCCCTGATGTATGCCGCCGTCGGCAGCTGGCTGACCCACCTGATCGGCCGCCGCCTGATCGGCTTGAACAACAACCAGCAACGTTTCGAGGCAGACCTGCGTTTCTCCATGGTGCGGGTGCGCGAGAACGCCGAGAGCATCGCCCTGTACAACGGCGAACCGAATGAGAACAAGCGCCTGAGTGGCCGTTTCGGCATGGTCTGGCACAACTTCTGGGACATCATGAAGGTGTCCAAGCGCCTGACCTTCTTCACCTCGGGCTACGGCCAGATCGCGATCATTTTCCCCTTTATCGTCGCGGCTCCCCGTTACCTGACGGGCAAGATCGAGCTGGGCGAGCTGATGCAGATCAACTCGGCATTCGGCAACGTCCAGGAGAACTTCAGCTGGTTCATCACCGCTTATTCCGAGCTCGCGGCATGGCGCGCCACCTGTGACCGCCTGCTGAGCTTCCGCCAGGCCATGAGCGAAAACGAAGAGCGTGCGCCAGCCATCGACGTGCAAAGCCAGGGCGAAACCCTGCAGGTGCATAACCTTGGCCTGGATCTGGCGGACGGTCGGCACCTGCTGGCCGGTGCCGAGATGACCGTGACGGCCGGTGAGCGCCTGATGCTCAGCGGCCGTTCCGGCAGCGGCAAAAGTACCCTGCTGCGGGCGATGGGGCGGCTCTGGCCGGCCGGTCACGGCAGCATCCGCATGCCCGCCGAGCGTTATCTGTTCCTGCCGCAAAAGCCTTACCTGCCGATCGGCAGCCTGCGCGAAGCCTTGAGTTATCCACAGTCGGGCGACACCTACCCGCACGAGCGTTATATGCAGGTGCTGGAAACCTGTCGCCTGCCGCACCTGGTGTCCCGCCTGGACGAGAGCAATCACTGGCAGCGCATGTTGTCCCCGGGCGAGCAACAGCGCCTGGCCTTTGCCCGTGCGTTGCTCTACGCGCCGCAATGGCTGTACATGGATGAAGCCACCTCGGCCATGGACGAAGAGGACGAAGCGACCCTGTACCAGGCGCTGATCGACCAGCTTCCGGGGCTGAGCATTGTCAGCGTCGGGCATCGCAGCAGCCTCAAGCGTTTCCACCCGCGACACATCCGTATCGAGCGTGGGCATCTGGTCGACCAAGCGGTGACGGTGTAG
- a CDS encoding carboxymuconolactone decarboxylase family protein, which translates to MTENKKQGVEMRRQVMGDAFVDRALGNATEFSQPLQDFVNEHAWGSVWNREGLPLKTRSLITLAALTALKCPQELKGHVRGALNNGCTVEEIREALLHCAVYAGVPAAIDAFRAAQEVIDTYQKPE; encoded by the coding sequence ATGACTGAGAATAAAAAGCAGGGCGTGGAAATGCGCCGCCAAGTGATGGGTGACGCCTTCGTCGATCGCGCCCTGGGCAACGCCACCGAGTTCAGCCAGCCGCTGCAGGATTTCGTCAACGAGCATGCCTGGGGCAGTGTCTGGAACCGCGAAGGCCTGCCGCTGAAAACCCGCAGCCTGATCACCCTCGCTGCCCTGACCGCGCTCAAGTGCCCGCAGGAGCTCAAGGGCCATGTCCGTGGCGCCCTGAATAATGGCTGCACGGTAGAGGAGATTCGCGAGGCGCTGCTGCATTGCGCGGTGTACGCCGGCGTACCGGCGGCGATCGACGCGTTCCGCGCCGCCCAGGAAGTGATCGACACCTACCAGAAACCCGAGTGA
- the gatA gene encoding Asp-tRNA(Asn)/Glu-tRNA(Gln) amidotransferase subunit GatA, translating to MHHMTLAEIARGLADKKFSSEELTKTLLARITQLDPQLNSFISLTEDLALQQAKAADARRANGESGALLGAPIAHKDLFCTQGIRTSCGSKMLDNFKAPYDATVVAKLAAAGTVTLGKTNMDEFAMGSGNETSYYGAAKNPWNLERVPGGSSGGSAAAVAARLLPAATGTDTGGSIRQPAALTNLTGLKPTYGRVSRWGMIAYASSLDQGGPLARTAEDCAILLQGMAGFDPQDSTSIDEPVPDYSASLNGSLQGLRIGVPKEYFSAGLDPRIAELIHNSVKELEKLGAVIKEISLPNMQHAIPAYYVIAPAEASSNLSRFDGVRFGYRCEDPKNLTDLYKRSRGEGFGSEVQRRIMVGAYALSAGYYDAYYLKAQKIRRLIKNDFMAAFNEVDIILGPTTPNPAWKIGDKSSDPVAAYLEDVYTITANLAGLPGLSMPAGFVDGLPVGVQLLAPYFQEGRLLNVAHQYQLHTDWHTRTPTGF from the coding sequence ATGCATCATATGACTCTGGCTGAGATCGCCCGCGGACTCGCCGACAAGAAGTTTTCCTCCGAAGAGCTGACCAAGACCCTGCTGGCGCGTATCACCCAGCTCGACCCGCAGCTCAACAGCTTCATCAGCCTCACCGAAGATCTCGCGCTGCAGCAGGCCAAGGCCGCTGACGCCCGTCGTGCGAACGGTGAGAGCGGCGCCCTGCTCGGCGCGCCGATCGCCCACAAGGACCTGTTCTGCACCCAGGGCATCCGCACCAGCTGCGGCTCGAAGATGCTCGACAATTTCAAGGCGCCCTACGACGCCACCGTGGTCGCCAAGCTGGCTGCTGCCGGGACCGTGACCCTGGGCAAGACCAACATGGACGAATTCGCCATGGGCTCGGGCAACGAGACCAGCTATTACGGCGCGGCGAAAAACCCGTGGAACCTGGAACGCGTTCCGGGCGGCTCGTCCGGCGGTTCGGCCGCTGCGGTGGCCGCGCGCCTGCTGCCTGCCGCCACCGGCACCGACACCGGCGGCTCGATCCGCCAGCCGGCGGCGCTGACCAACCTCACCGGCCTGAAACCGACCTACGGTCGCGTTTCGCGCTGGGGCATGATCGCCTACGCCTCCAGCCTCGATCAGGGCGGCCCGTTGGCACGTACTGCCGAGGACTGCGCGATCCTGCTGCAAGGCATGGCCGGCTTCGACCCGCAGGACTCCACCAGCATCGATGAACCGGTACCGGACTACAGCGCCAGCCTCAACGGCTCGCTGCAGGGCCTGCGCATCGGCGTACCCAAGGAATACTTCAGCGCCGGCCTCGACCCGCGCATCGCCGAGCTGATCCACAACAGCGTCAAGGAGCTGGAAAAGCTCGGCGCGGTGATCAAGGAAATCAGCCTGCCGAACATGCAGCACGCCATCCCGGCGTACTACGTGATCGCTCCGGCGGAAGCCTCCTCCAACCTGTCGCGCTTCGACGGCGTGCGGTTCGGCTATCGCTGCGAAGATCCGAAGAACCTCACCGACCTGTACAAGCGTTCCCGTGGCGAAGGTTTCGGCAGCGAAGTGCAGCGCCGGATCATGGTCGGTGCCTACGCCCTGTCAGCCGGTTACTACGACGCCTACTACCTGAAGGCGCAGAAGATCCGTCGCCTGATCAAGAACGACTTCATGGCTGCCTTTAATGAAGTCGACATCATCCTTGGCCCGACCACGCCGAACCCGGCCTGGAAAATCGGCGACAAGAGCAGCGACCCGGTCGCTGCGTATCTGGAAGACGTTTACACCATCACCGCCAACCTCGCGGGTCTGCCGGGCTTGTCCATGCCCGCCGGCTTCGTCGACGGCTTGCCGGTCGGCGTGCAACTGCTCGCCCCGTATTTCCAGGAAGGCCGTCTGTTGAACGTTGCCCACCAGTATCAGTTGCACACTGACTGGCACACCCGCACACCAACCGGCTTCTGA